The Peribacillus sp. FSL E2-0218 genome contains a region encoding:
- a CDS encoding thioesterase family protein has product MFIAENDIEVRYAETDQMGVVYHANYLIWMELGRTKLIEDLGFRYADMEAVGILSPVMDIQASYKSPIRYGDKVKVRTWIDMYDGLRVVYNYEIVNGKGEVAATGHSSHVCVKKDSFRPISIKRMFPDWHEAYEKNKKQNELV; this is encoded by the coding sequence ATGTTCATAGCTGAAAATGATATTGAAGTGAGGTATGCAGAGACAGACCAGATGGGTGTTGTTTACCATGCCAATTATTTAATATGGATGGAACTGGGCAGGACAAAATTAATCGAAGATTTAGGATTTCGTTATGCCGATATGGAGGCGGTTGGGATCCTATCCCCTGTCATGGACATACAGGCTTCATACAAATCGCCTATACGATATGGTGATAAAGTAAAGGTGAGGACCTGGATTGATATGTATGACGGGTTACGGGTCGTGTATAATTATGAAATCGTCAATGGTAAAGGGGAAGTGGCGGCTACTGGCCATTCTTCACATGTTTGCGTGAAAAAGGACAGCTTCCGTCCGATATCGATTAAACGTATGTTTCCTGATTGGCATGAGGCCTATGAAAAAAATAAAAAGCAGAATGAGCTGGTTTAA
- a CDS encoding HesB/YadR/YfhF family protein, with protein MKLTISDQAAKWYADELELQEGSHLRFYVRYGGHSSVQSGFSLGIMQEAPENAAAVSSTNNVHFYVEEKDIWYFDGHDLRITFNEKLTEPEFHYDKSA; from the coding sequence ATGAAACTGACCATTTCCGATCAAGCAGCCAAGTGGTATGCGGATGAATTGGAGCTCCAGGAAGGCTCACATTTGCGCTTTTATGTAAGATATGGCGGACACAGTTCCGTCCAAAGCGGCTTTTCATTGGGCATCATGCAAGAAGCTCCTGAAAATGCGGCAGCCGTATCATCGACGAATAATGTTCATTTCTATGTTGAAGAAAAAGATATTTGGTACTTCGATGGCCATGATCTGCGGATTACCTTCAACGAAAAGCTGACTGAGCCTGAATTTCATTATGATAAGAGCGCATGA
- a CDS encoding 8-oxo-dGTP diphosphatase gives MEIIYTICFITRKTNNKAEVLMLFRKKDPNRGKWNGIGGKIEEGETVRESMEREIFEETGLKVKRLTYRGIVTWNETGGMYVYRAEDTGGSVGPCDEGELAWKPYQWIMEAAEVVSNIKHYLSEVLDASPPQEFACIYEKDHFVSMKKKELPPFAKESVLTN, from the coding sequence ATGGAGATCATTTATACAATTTGTTTCATTACCCGTAAAACGAACAATAAAGCTGAAGTGTTGATGCTATTCCGCAAGAAAGATCCCAATCGGGGGAAATGGAATGGCATTGGAGGGAAAATCGAGGAAGGTGAGACGGTCCGTGAATCGATGGAACGGGAAATTTTTGAAGAAACTGGTTTGAAGGTCAAGCGATTGACCTATAGGGGAATCGTGACATGGAATGAGACGGGCGGAATGTATGTGTACCGCGCTGAAGATACAGGGGGAAGTGTTGGGCCATGTGATGAAGGAGAATTGGCTTGGAAGCCTTATCAATGGATCATGGAGGCAGCTGAAGTCGTATCCAACATCAAGCACTATCTTAGTGAGGTATTGGATGCCTCACCTCCGCAAGAATTTGCCTGCATCTATGAAAAGGATCACTTCGTTTCCATGAAAAAGAAGGAACTGCCTCCTTTCGCAAAAGAATCGGTTTTAACCAATTGA